The following coding sequences are from one Epinephelus fuscoguttatus linkage group LG7, E.fuscoguttatus.final_Chr_v1 window:
- the zgc:154075 gene encoding uncharacterized protein zgc:154075 isoform X5 produces MAALRSSIDCKHQIVGVADPRKFARTKLQREHNIVDENIFEDWPSVIERVKFADAVLICTPDLLHKEPAVAFAKKGYHILLEKPMATTAEDCKAIVEACTQSGVILSVGHVLRYDPLIHMIKELIDAGVIGDVMHIQHFEPVGFYHFAHSYVRGNWRNEAESSFSLLAKSCHDIDLINHWAGARRCLKVSSFGSVSHFGKKHKPTGAGDRCLDCSIEKDCPYSARKIYLDRVKQGHTGWPVSVVCQSSDPDIESVTEALKTGPYGCCVYECDNDVCSNQVVNMEFEGGLTAAFSMVAFTEEICNRKTTIYGSKGELSYDSHEIRVFDFLTQRSTTHTPPSDAPGHFGIHGHGGADYHFMDAFISAVANNDPSLIRSGPEETLQSHLLVFEAERSRLESRVVYCGDIGQS; encoded by the exons ATTGTTGGAGTAGCTGATCCAAGGAAATTTGCTCGCACTAAACTTCAACGAGAGCACAACATTGTAgatgaaaacatatttgaag ACTGGCCCAGTGTCATCGAAAGAGTGAAGTTTGCAGATGCAGTGTTAATTTGTACTCCAGACCTCCTTCATAAG GAACCTGCAGTGGCCTTTGCAAAGAAAGGCTACCATATTCTGCTGGAGAAACCAATGGCT ACAACTGCTGAAGACTGCAAGGCGATTGTGGAGGCTTGCACTCAGAGTGGAGTGATACTATCAGTGGGCCATGTTCTCCGGTATGATCCTCTCATCCACATGATTAAG GAGCTGATAGATGCTGGAGTCATAGGTGACGTGATGCACATTCAGCACTTTGAGCCG GTTGGGTTTTATCACTTTGCTCACTCATATGTTCGAGGGAACTGGAGGAATGAAGCAGAGAGCTCGTTTTCTCTTTTGGCTAAATCGTGCCACGACATTGACCTAATAAATCACTGGGCTGGAGCACGCAG GTGTTTGAAAGTGTCATCATTTGGATCTGTAAGCCACTtcggaaaaaaacacaag CCAACAGGTGCTGGAGATCGCTGTCTGGATTGTTCAATAGAAAAAGACTGTCCCTACTCAGCACGCAAAATCTACCTGGATAGAGTAAAACAG GGTCACACTGGCTGGCCTGTATCAGTCGTTTGCCAGAGCTCGGACCCAGACATCGAGTCAGTAACTGAGGCCCTGAAGACTGGACCATATGGCTGCTGTGTCTACGAGTGTGACAATGACGTCTGCAGTAACCAG GTTGTTAACATGGAGTTTGAAGGGGGTCTGACAGCAGCCTTTTCCATGGTGGCTTTCACTGAGGAGATTTGCAACCGAAAAACAACCATCTATGGCAGCAAG GGGGAGCTGTCATATGACAGCCATGAAATACGTGTGTTTGACTTTTTGACCCAAAGATCCACAACGCACACGCCACCCAGCGACGCCCCTGGGCACTTTGGCATTCATGGACATGGTGGAGCAGACTACCATTTTATGGAtgcttttatttctgctgtggcG AACAACGATCCGTCCCTGATCCGCTCAGGTCCTGAGGAGACACTGCAGAGCCATTTGCTGGTGTTTGAAGCTGAGCGGTCGCGGCTGGAGAGCAGGGTGGTGTACTGTGGCGACATTGGCCAGAGCTAG
- the zgc:154075 gene encoding uncharacterized protein zgc:154075 isoform X4, giving the protein MTTPVGLIVVGAGCRGECLTQFAWIHPERVKIVGVADPRKFARTKLQREHNIVDENIFEDWPSVIERVKFADAVLICTPDLLHKEPAVAFAKKGYHILLEKPMATTAEDCKAIVEACTQSGVILSVGHVLRYDPLIHMIKELIDAGVIGDVMHIQHFEPVGFYHFAHSYVRGNWRNEAESSFSLLAKSCHDIDLINHWAGARRCLKVSSFGSVSHFGKKHKPTGAGDRCLDCSIEKDCPYSARKIYLDRVKQGHTGWPVSVVCQSSDPDIESVTEALKTGPYGCCVYECDNDVCSNQVVNMEFEGGLTAAFSMVAFTEEICNRKTTIYGSKGELSYDSHEIRVFDFLTQRSTTHTPPSDAPGHFGIHGHGGADYHFMDAFISAVANNDPSLIRSGPEETLQSHLLVFEAERSRLESRVVYCGDIGQS; this is encoded by the exons ATTGTTGGAGTAGCTGATCCAAGGAAATTTGCTCGCACTAAACTTCAACGAGAGCACAACATTGTAgatgaaaacatatttgaag ACTGGCCCAGTGTCATCGAAAGAGTGAAGTTTGCAGATGCAGTGTTAATTTGTACTCCAGACCTCCTTCATAAG GAACCTGCAGTGGCCTTTGCAAAGAAAGGCTACCATATTCTGCTGGAGAAACCAATGGCT ACAACTGCTGAAGACTGCAAGGCGATTGTGGAGGCTTGCACTCAGAGTGGAGTGATACTATCAGTGGGCCATGTTCTCCGGTATGATCCTCTCATCCACATGATTAAG GAGCTGATAGATGCTGGAGTCATAGGTGACGTGATGCACATTCAGCACTTTGAGCCG GTTGGGTTTTATCACTTTGCTCACTCATATGTTCGAGGGAACTGGAGGAATGAAGCAGAGAGCTCGTTTTCTCTTTTGGCTAAATCGTGCCACGACATTGACCTAATAAATCACTGGGCTGGAGCACGCAG GTGTTTGAAAGTGTCATCATTTGGATCTGTAAGCCACTtcggaaaaaaacacaag CCAACAGGTGCTGGAGATCGCTGTCTGGATTGTTCAATAGAAAAAGACTGTCCCTACTCAGCACGCAAAATCTACCTGGATAGAGTAAAACAG GGTCACACTGGCTGGCCTGTATCAGTCGTTTGCCAGAGCTCGGACCCAGACATCGAGTCAGTAACTGAGGCCCTGAAGACTGGACCATATGGCTGCTGTGTCTACGAGTGTGACAATGACGTCTGCAGTAACCAG GTTGTTAACATGGAGTTTGAAGGGGGTCTGACAGCAGCCTTTTCCATGGTGGCTTTCACTGAGGAGATTTGCAACCGAAAAACAACCATCTATGGCAGCAAG GGGGAGCTGTCATATGACAGCCATGAAATACGTGTGTTTGACTTTTTGACCCAAAGATCCACAACGCACACGCCACCCAGCGACGCCCCTGGGCACTTTGGCATTCATGGACATGGTGGAGCAGACTACCATTTTATGGAtgcttttatttctgctgtggcG AACAACGATCCGTCCCTGATCCGCTCAGGTCCTGAGGAGACACTGCAGAGCCATTTGCTGGTGTTTGAAGCTGAGCGGTCGCGGCTGGAGAGCAGGGTGGTGTACTGTGGCGACATTGGCCAGAGCTAG